The DNA sequence TCACACAAGACAAGCAAGGCTCGCTTGACGCCCTCACACTATATCTTGTGGTCTGTCACGGACGCAACACACTTTCTCGTAGGTGCAAGAACACCCCACGTTGTTGCTCCGTCAGAACCTACGCGAACCCCTAGAAATGAACTCCGCGAGAACTATAGCAGAAACACGGAGGCTTTACAAGCGGAATGATCCCGGCAAACACAAATGACCGACCCATTGACAGACTGCCAACTCGTTCCCTGCCAGCATGTGGTACGCCCCCCCCCTTCGCAATGCTCTCGCGGATACAGCCTCCCGCTTCGGTTCGGCAGAATGCGCGGATATGCACCTTGACACAGGCCCCGGCCCTGACTCACCATCGACCGCCAACCAGCGGACCGCCAGAGAGCCTGTAATGACATCAGCGAACCGCCGAACGGGCACCTGCGACACCTTGATCCAGGACGAATTCCGCGATCTCGTTGCCGCGACGGATGGCGCATGCGCCGCACGGTTCGGATCCAAGCTTCGAGGAGCCTTCCTTGGAGGCAGCACGGCCTTCGGCGAAGCATGGCCCGGGGCATCGGATCTCGATTGGTTCGTTTTCGTGCAAGACGAACCGGCGCGGGCAGACAAGACGTGGCAGCGACGGACGCGCAGACGACTCGAGAGCCGTTTCCCCGTCGCCAACGAAGTCCACCTGAACCTGTTTTCGGTGGACCGTCTCCGGCTCGAGGCATTCTGGCGGTTCATCATGCGGTACAATGCTGTCCGGGTCAGGGGCACAGACCTCCTTGCTGAACTGGCCCGAGAAGGCGTCCGGACACCTCGCCCGAGTCGTAGGCTGGCCAAGGGACGGGTGGGTTTCGTGCGTCAGTGTTGGGAAGCGACGCTGGCGGGTCGATGCCCGCCCTCACTTCAGGACCCCCTGCCTTCCGATCCGTTCCTGAGGACCCGGAAGCTCGCCCGCAACTACGTCATCGTCGAGGGCGGCTTCGCTCTGATGACGTTGGGCACCTTCGAATCGTTCAAGCAGGAAGTCGTCCTTCGCGGCCTTCGCGAAGCCTCAGCACGATGGCGCCCGCTGATCAAGACGACGGAAGCCGTGCTCGCCGACCCGTTTCGGGCCGCTGTGCGGCCCGAGGTCTTCGTCCGCGAACTCCGCCGCTTCATGGAGTGGGCGATCAAACGTGTGGAGAACGCGTAGACGGAAGCGGCGCGCTAGGCGTCGCGCGAACGAGTGCCCTTTGCCTTCTGTGCCTGCATCCGGACCGCCCCGCAGTTGGGACAGACCCACTTGCGCTTCTTGTGGAAGCTGCGCTTCTCCTCACGCATCGCTTTGCCGCACCGCCTGCATGTCATGGGCTCAGGCTCCAAGGAAGCGGCACCGAAGTGCTCGACAACGAGCCCGCCGGCTCCAGTCTGCGGCGTCATCCTTCGACGCCCCCCTCAGGCCACCGCGCGTCGGCTGACCAGGCGTCACCGGATGCCGAGCCAGCCCTGGATGACGGGCGCCAGCTTGACAGTAAGGCCGGCCACGACGACGCTGACCATGCTCACGAGCTTGATGAGAATGTTGAGTGACGGGCCGGAGGTGTCCTTGAACGGATCGCCCACGGTGTCGCCCACAACGCTCGCCTTGTGGTTGGCGCTTCCTTTGCCACCAAGTTGGCCGGTCTCGATGTACTTTTTGGCGTTGTCCCATGCGCCGCCCGCATTGGCCATGAAGACGGCGAGCGCGAAGCCGCTCGTCAGTCCGCCAGCGAGCAGACCGAGCACCCCGGCCGGGCCGAGAATGATGCCGACAACGATGGGCGTGATGATCGCCAGCAGCGACGGGAAAATCATCTCGCGCTGGGCGCCGGCAGTCGAGATGGAGACGCAGCGTGCATAGTCGGGTTTGTCCTTGCCCTCCATGATACCGGGCTTCTCCCGGAACTGGCGCCGCACCTCCTCGACCATCGCGCCGGCGGCCCGGCCGACGGCCTTCATCGTGAGCGCGCAGAAGACAAAGGCAAGCAGCACGCCCGAAAAAATGCCAACCAACACGAGCGGGTTCATCAGCGTAACGCCGTACGCTTCCATGAAGTCCTCAAAGCTCATGCTCCTGATCATGGCTTCGGTCCGTTCCACGCCGGGCCTCAACACGGCGCTCGCGCCCTTGGCCACGCGGATAAGGCCGATCTTGAGCTCCTCGATGTAGGCAGCCAGCAACGCAAGCGCCGTGAGTGCCGCTGAGCCGATGGCGAAACCCTTGCCCGTGGCCGCTGTCGTGTTGCCGAGACTGTCGAGCGCATCGGTGCGTTTGCGCACCTCGGGTCCGAGCTGGCTCATCTCCGCGTTGCCGCCGGCGTTGTCGGCGATCGGACCGTAGGCGTCGGTGGCCAGCGTAAAGCCCAGCGTCGAGAGCATGCCGACGGCGGCCAGCCCGATGCCGTAGAGCCCCATATTCAGGCCGCCATCCGAGAAGCCGCCGGCCAGCCCGAAAGCGAGCAGGATGCCGACGCCGATGGTCAGGATCGGGATCCACGTCGAGATCATGCCCGTGGCCGTGCCCTCGATGATGACCGTGGCCGGGCCTGTCTGCGACTGCCTGGCAATGCCGCGCGTCGGGCCGAAGTCCATCGAGGTGTAGTATTCGGTACCCTTGCCGATGATCAGACCGGCTACGATGCCGACCACGATGGCGGCCCACACACCCCACGAGCTGAGCCCGAGCAGCCACCACACGGCGAAGAATGACACGGCAAGAATCCCGGCCGAGCTGACCCACAGCCCCATGTTGAGCGCGCCCATAAGCTGCTTCATCGAGGCGCCTTCCTTGGTGCGCACGAGGTACGCGCCCAGCACCGAGAGCAGGATGCCCACCCCGGCGATAAGCATCGGCACCACGACCCCGTTGAAGCCGAGCCCGGCCGCCGTCGCGAGTGCGGCCGTGGCCAGGATGGAGCCACAGTAGCTCTCATAGAGATCGGCGCCCATGCCGGCGACGTCGCCGACGTTGTCGCCCACGTTGTCGGCAATCGTGGCTGGGTTGCGTGGATCGTCCTCGGGAATGCCGGCTTCGACCTTGCCCACGAGGTCGGCGCCGACGTCGGCGGCCTTCGTGAAGATGCCGCCGCCGACGCGGGCGAACAGCGCCTGCGTGCTCGCGCCCATGCCGAAGCAGAGCATGATGACTGTGATCTCGTGCAACGGCAGCTCGCCCCAGCCGAGCGTTGGCGCAAGCCATTTGAGCCCCAAGAACCACAGCGTGATGTCGAGCAGGCCGAAGCCGACCACGACCAGCCCCATCACGGCGCCACTGCGAAACGCCACGCGAAGCCCACGGTCAAGCGAGTTGCGCGCCGCTTCCGCCGTGCGCGCCGAAGCGTACGTGGCCGTCTTCATACCCAGCCAGCCGCACAGCCCCGAGAAGAAGCCGCCGGTCAGAAAAGCGAACGGCACGATCTTGTGTTGCACGCCGAGCCCGAAGGCGAGGAACGCGAGGAATGCGCTCAGACAGATGAAAACGACGGTCACCGTCGTGTACTGGCGCTTGAGGTACGCGTTGGCACCCTCGCGCACGTGCTGGGCGATCTCACGCATCGTCTCGTTGCCCTCGCTCTCCTTCATCATCCCCTTGAAGAAGATGAAGGCAAACAGCAGCGCCACGAGTGCGCACACGAGCGCGATGGCCCACGCAATCCACCCGGCCTGGCTGCCCGAGTCGCCGCTCGCCTCGTCGGCCGCCGCGGTCTCACCGGATTCCGTAACCGCCGCTGGCGTGGAATTCGCTTCGGGTGTCTCGACGGGTGTCGGCTGGCCGGCGAGCGGTCCGCTGGCAACGAGAACGACAAATACGGCCAACAAAAGTGCCAGCGGCAACGCTTTCAGCAATCGCTTGTCCACAGTCCCTCCCTCTCGCAACGCGTTTCGGGGTCGATGTGCGCACCCTCATCCTCCGGACGCAGTGACGCGGAGAAGCGGGTCTATAAGCCGAATCCTGTCCGACAAAACGCTGCAGGCAACGTCTTACCGGGATGGTCATTCATCTGGGACGACCGTTGCCGGCCGCCTCATGCGGCCTACCTGGGGCAGGGCGAGCAACCCTATTGTCCCTGTTTGGCCTTGCTCCGGATGGGGTTTGGCCTGCCACAACGGTTTCCCGTCGCGCGGTGCGCTCTTACCGCACCTTTTCACCCTTACCTAACCAGAATCGGTCTCCCGATTCTGGCGGCGGTGTGTTTTCTGTGCCACTTTCCGTCGCCTTGCGGCGCCCGGGCGTTACCCGGCATCCTGCTCTGTGGAGTTCGGACTTTCCTCTGACCGACTGGGTCGCCAAAGCGGCACACTCGGCAGTGACCATCCGGCCCGCTCCTCCGCGCACAACGCTCAGTGTCTGCTATCTGATCGGCCCGAGGGCACGCCTACGCGGTCGTGTCTTCCGTGCCGGTGCCGGTCCCGGTCTCGGCGTCCTCCCGGACG is a window from the Verrucomicrobiota bacterium genome containing:
- a CDS encoding sodium-translocating pyrophosphatase — protein: MAWAIALVCALVALLFAFIFFKGMMKESEGNETMREIAQHVREGANAYLKRQYTTVTVVFICLSAFLAFLAFGLGVQHKIVPFAFLTGGFFSGLCGWLGMKTATYASARTAEAARNSLDRGLRVAFRSGAVMGLVVVGFGLLDITLWFLGLKWLAPTLGWGELPLHEITVIMLCFGMGASTQALFARVGGGIFTKAADVGADLVGKVEAGIPEDDPRNPATIADNVGDNVGDVAGMGADLYESYCGSILATAALATAAGLGFNGVVVPMLIAGVGILLSVLGAYLVRTKEGASMKQLMGALNMGLWVSSAGILAVSFFAVWWLLGLSSWGVWAAIVVGIVAGLIIGKGTEYYTSMDFGPTRGIARQSQTGPATVIIEGTATGMISTWIPILTIGVGILLAFGLAGGFSDGGLNMGLYGIGLAAVGMLSTLGFTLATDAYGPIADNAGGNAEMSQLGPEVRKRTDALDSLGNTTAATGKGFAIGSAALTALALLAAYIEELKIGLIRVAKGASAVLRPGVERTEAMIRSMSFEDFMEAYGVTLMNPLVLVGIFSGVLLAFVFCALTMKAVGRAAGAMVEEVRRQFREKPGIMEGKDKPDYARCVSISTAGAQREMIFPSLLAIITPIVVGIILGPAGVLGLLAGGLTSGFALAVFMANAGGAWDNAKKYIETGQLGGKGSANHKASVVGDTVGDPFKDTSGPSLNILIKLVSMVSVVVAGLTVKLAPVIQGWLGIR